One window of the Xenopus tropicalis strain Nigerian chromosome 10, UCB_Xtro_10.0, whole genome shotgun sequence genome contains the following:
- the LOC116407934 gene encoding zinc finger CCHC domain-containing protein 3-like — MAAEDGSVPVFVRVKHSVRIVVADPLNQEKNLVFVVRRILEDLGRVSRKEILAIQDYPRRGVYDVTFDGEGVYRSFLRILEENSADPRLEGLKILPHFAEEEIFLVVKTYSPFVSLKEIETVLSRYCKKLVFSGKILNELGIWTSKYRFKVVLDKGVFPPARFRLGTVNIDCFFNGMPEFCRRCRQYGHVADGCVLCQNCGKAGHEVKSCSLPRKCNLCLQEGHLYGACPQRKEKPETTEMDVGKLPVPVSSVSRFSEEEDSAG, encoded by the coding sequence ATGGCAGCAGAGGATGGTTCGGTCCCAGTGTTTGTTCGTGTCAAACATTCGGTTAGGATCGTTGTTGCTGACCCTTTGAACCAGGAGAAGAATCTGGTGTTCGTCGTTCGGAGGATTCTGGAAGATCTCGGCAGAGTGTCCAGGAAAGAGATCCTCGCTATTCAGGATTATCCCAGGAGAGGTGTATATGATGTCACCTTTGACGGAGAAGGAGTCTACCGTAGTTTCCTGAGGATTCTTGAGGAGAATTCAGCTGATCCCCGGTTGGAAGGGCTCAAAATTCTTCCACACTTTGCGGAGGAAGAGATTTTCCTTGTGGTAAAAACGTACTCTCCTTTTGTGTCGCTCAAGGAGATCGAGACTGTGTTAAGCAGGTATTGTAAAAAGCTGGTCTTTTCAGGTAAGATCTTGAATGAACTTGGTATTTGGACTTCTAAATACAGGTTCAAAGTGGTTTTGGATAAAGGAGTATTCCCGCCTGCTAGATTTCGTCTAGGAACTGTTAATATCGACTGTTTCTTTAATGGAATGCCGGAGTTTTGTCGGAGATGTCGCCAGTACGGTCATGTGGCAGATGGTTGTGTACTGTGTCAGAACTGTGGGAAAGCAGGACATGAGGTAAAAAGCTGTTCTCTTCCTAGGAAATGTAACCTTTGTTTGCAAGAGGGGCATCTATATGGAGCATGTCCGCAAAGGAAAGAAAAGCCTGAAACAACTGAAATGGATGTTGGTAAGTTGCCTGTCCCTGTGAGTTCTGTTTCTAGGTTTTCTGAGGAGGAGGATTCGGCAGGTTAA